The DNA sequence TTCAATGAACCCGGAGAAACACTTTGATATTTATGAGCTGGTAGGATCAATCTGCAGGCAGATTGATCCCGAGAACCCGGCAGATAGAGTACTTGAAACGCTGTATCTGCTTTTCAACAGACCGATCTTCCTCAGAGAGGTTGAGAAATGTAATGTTGATATTCCTGAAAATTACAAGAAGGCCAATTCTGTAAAGCGTTTGGAATATATCGAAAGGCTGGGGAAAATTGGCATGAAGATCCCGGAGAACAATGCCCTCCTTGAACCTACTGGGAGGGACAGAAACTCTACACTGGCAATCCTGATACAGCTACTGAAAAACAAGGTGGACTTCGATGCCTACTCTCCAGAAGACAGTGAAGGGATACAGAAGAGGCTTGATGAGCCGGAAGATTAATGGCTTCAGGCATTTGGCCCGGTACTACCGGTAGTTGCTTTGCCATCCAGTACCGTATGTGAAGGATTCTCGGGCTCCTTATTGAAAAGATTCCGTGCTTCGCCCGCCAGTCCCATTATCTGGCGCGGGAAAAAGCTGTATGTGTATGAATAACCCCTAACACAAGTCCTCACGCATCTGTTACAAGACTCAGATTTTCTTGCATAGTCAGCGAAGGCGTTGCTATGAAAGTAATCCTTGAATGACCCCTTCTTCAGGTCGTACGCGTATGTATAGTCACAGTTGTAAACCTGCTTGTCTGGCGTGACGTAAACAAACATCTTCGGGAAATGGCATGTCCATGGCTTTCCCACAACGTAGTCCTCAAGTACCCGTTCAGTTTCCATCAATGGATATCCTTCTCTCTTCAGGTCAAGCAAGGTCTGGTAAAACTCATGTAGTTTCTCGTTGCTTAGGCCTATCTGGAAATTTGGCGTGGAGTTCTCGTCAGTCTGGCCGAAATCAAGTGACTGCTCTACTGAATTGAACGAAATTCCGACTCCGAGTGATTTTGAAAGCTCTGACATTTTACGCATGGAACCCCAGTTCAGCGTACTGATTGTCGTTACCAGTGATACCTTTGTCATGCCAATTTCCTTGAGCTTTGCTATGCCTTTCATTACCTCATTGAAGGTTCCGGGCCTTCCCCGTATTATGTCATCATAGACATTATAATAATCCAGGGACACGAAAGCAAAATCAAGATTCTTCAGTTCCTCTGCTTTTTTTTCCAAGAATGAACCGTTGGTGTTCATAACTGTAATGAAACCTTTCTCTTTTGCATAATCTGTTATCTTTCCAATATCTCTCCTTATAAGAGGTTCTCCGCCAAACATATAATACCCGCGCATACCGGCATCATAAGCGTCATCGAGGAGCTGAAATACGCCCTCCGTTGACAGGTCCTCCTTCATCCGTGGTGTGTTCTTCCAGTAAGTGCAGCTCTTGCACCTGGAATTGCAGCCAAAAGTCATTGCATGAGCAAGGAAAAACGGGGTATGAGTAAACATTCTGGATTTCAGCATGGACCCCAGTGCACCAAGGTATCTTCCAAGGTTCTCCTGAATACCGTTCTGTGCCCCAGAATTCTGGAAATGCAATTTCCCCTCTGTAATTTCCATAAATAAATAATACTTATTAGAATATAATGAATATACCTTATATATAAGTGTTGAGTCCACGACAATGTTCCTGTCAGCGTTTGTATTAGCCAATATTACTTCATATTCAAGAGACCTTCACACGTCCCTTTTCGAATAATAATACGTCGGCGGCAGCTGCCACACGAATGTTATATACCCGTATAAAATGACGAATTACATGAAGAGAATGAGCGGAGGTTCAGCCTATAGCGGTAAACTTCCACTTGGATGCCAGTTATGCGCGAAAGGCGGAAAGATGGTCCTGTTCGTTTCCGGGATATGCGATGCAAAGTGCTTCTACTGCCCGCTATCAGAACCTAAGAAGATGAAGGACGTAATGTACGCCGATGAGATGCCGCTCAAGAATATGAAGGACGCCATATATGAAGCGAAAATGATCAGTGCCACGGGAACTGGGATAACTGGTGGTGATCCTCTGAAGTATTATCAGCGGACTTCAGAATACATCAAGATACTAAAGGAAGAATTTGGTGTAGAACATCAAATTCACCTCTATACTATCAGCGGAACGCAGAAAGCAATAGAGACTGTTGCAAAAGCCGGCCTTGACGAGATCAGGTTTCATCCCCCGGAGGAGATCTGGTCCATGATGGACCGATCAATATTCAAGGATCGAATTAAGTGGTCAAGGGATAATGGAATGAGCGTCGGAATAGAGGTACCAAGCCTTCCAGGGAGGGTAAAGGATACCGAGGACCTTATAGAGTTCGCCAGGAAAATGGACCTTGACTTCATAAACCTTAATGAACTGGAATTCTCCGAAACTAACTATGCAAATCTCCTTGGCAGAGGATACGAGATAAAGAACGATTATGAGTCCGGTGCCACGGGGAGTCAGGCATTAGCCATAAACATGGTCAGGCAATTCCCTGATTTTACGGTGCATTACTGCTCATCAGCATTCAAGGATGGAGTGCAGCTGAAGAACAGGTTGAAGAGAAGGGCAAAGAACGTTGCACGTGACATAGATGTGATCACGAAGGACGGGACCATCATCAGAGGTATAATAGAAGGCGCTGAAGTCACAGAAATGCGCGAGAAGCTGCTTGCTCTTGGGATGAGCGCTGAAAGTATACATGTAAACCCGGTCAAGAAGAGGCTTGAGGTCCCGCCATGGATGCTTGAAGACCTCAAAGATTCCATAGACTACGAAATGTATGAAGTGGAAGAATACCCAACATGGGACGCCCTTGAAGTAGAGAGAGTCAAAATCTAGTCCCCTAATATGAGGTAACCGTGCGATCCTTCCCATTGAATCCTTGTCCG is a window from the Thermoplasmatales archaeon genome containing:
- a CDS encoding pyrroloquinoline quinone biosynthesis protein PqqE produces the protein MANTNADRNIVVDSTLIYKVYSLYSNKYYLFMEITEGKLHFQNSGAQNGIQENLGRYLGALGSMLKSRMFTHTPFFLAHAMTFGCNSRCKSCTYWKNTPRMKEDLSTEGVFQLLDDAYDAGMRGYYMFGGEPLIRRDIGKITDYAKEKGFITVMNTNGSFLEKKAEELKNLDFAFVSLDYYNVYDDIIRGRPGTFNEVMKGIAKLKEIGMTKVSLVTTISTLNWGSMRKMSELSKSLGVGISFNSVEQSLDFGQTDENSTPNFQIGLSNEKLHEFYQTLLDLKREGYPLMETERVLEDYVVGKPWTCHFPKMFVYVTPDKQVYNCDYTYAYDLKKGSFKDYFHSNAFADYARKSESCNRCVRTCVRGYSYTYSFFPRQIMGLAGEARNLFNKEPENPSHTVLDGKATTGSTGPNA
- a CDS encoding hypothetical protein (putative conserved protein related to pyruvate formate-lyase activating enzyme) — its product is MKRMSGGSAYSGKLPLGCQLCAKGGKMVLFVSGICDAKCFYCPLSEPKKMKDVMYADEMPLKNMKDAIYEAKMISATGTGITGGDPLKYYQRTSEYIKILKEEFGVEHQIHLYTISGTQKAIETVAKAGLDEIRFHPPEEIWSMMDRSIFKDRIKWSRDNGMSVGIEVPSLPGRVKDTEDLIEFARKMDLDFINLNELEFSETNYANLLGRGYEIKNDYESGATGSQALAINMVRQFPDFTVHYCSSAFKDGVQLKNRLKRRAKNVARDIDVITKDGTIIRGIIEGAEVTEMREKLLALGMSAESIHVNPVKKRLEVPPWMLEDLKDSIDYEMYEVEEYPTWDALEVERVKI